The DNA sequence ATATTGCATCCGCTGATAATTTAACAAAAGTTGGATATGAGTATCTTGCAGAAACAACATCATACTTGCAAAAGCTTAATTTGTACGAAGAGTGCGACAAAGAGATAATAGTCTTATATGCTCTATCTGTTCAAATGTATCATAAATATTTGCATTTAGCGACAGAGGCACAATGTACTTTTGTTAGCGATACAGGGGCGATTACATTACATCCTTATTTTAAAGTATTGCAACACCACGAGAAGATGATGTTAGCTTACGGCGATAGATTAGGACTTAATCCACTTGCAAGACAAAAGCTTGAACTAAAAAAAGACAATCGGACAGAGAAAGAGAAACAAGAACAAGAATTAATGGACTCTATTCTGTTTGGAGATGATTAATCTTTAAATAATCATAGTAGGTTTGGCAACCTACTACCTACTACACAAAACTACTCACATATAAATAAAATCCAAGTTATGCTAAAATACACAAATAACTGCTATAAGAAAAAATAAATAAATTTAGTCACATTGATTTTTAGGGATAATTTTAGGGAGTATAATATTTAACAATTAAGAAAACTCCTATAAATAGGCATTATATTAACTTCTTTGGTTTCACGTAGGGAGACCAAAAAAAGGCAAAACTTTTGAAATACTTTTTCTTTGCTTTATTGTTTTTTTTACAACTTCATGGACAAATTACTGCGTATAAAATTACTCCAGACAATACTTTACATGTAACGAAACAAAAAATAAAAATACTTGATGCAAAAATCTTACATTTTGAGACTAAAAAACGTATTCCTTTTCATGAAATTTCAGACCTTGTGTATGAAAACGGGGTTGTTTATTTTGTCAGTGACCAGGGGTATTTATATAAGTTTTTCATAAATATTGACAAAAATAAAATCAACAGTTTGCAATATCTGGATGCTTATGTTTTGAAAAACAAAAAAGGGAAGAAATTAAAAAAGAAAAAAAGAGATGCGGAAGGTTTGGCACTTTGCAAAGACAGACTGCTGGTATCGTTTGAGAGAAAACAGCGTGTTGTTTGGTACTCAAAAAACGGATTGAAAATAAAGAAAATAAAAATTCATAAAGATCTGCAAAACAAAAATAATTATGCCAGTAAAAACAAAGGGCTCGAAGCCGTTACATGTAATGACAAATATGGTGTTGTGACGGCACCGGAACTGCCGCTGAAAAATACAGATGTAAAATATCATACACTTTATACGAAAGATCAAATATTTAAATTCAGTGCTGGTGGCAGTATAGTAGGCATGGAGTTTTTTTCAGAAAATACTGTTTTGGTACTGCTGCGTGATTTTAGTTATTTGACACGCAGACGGGTAACTGCTTTGATGAAAGTATACTTAGATACATGCAGTGAGTTCAGAGTGTGCAAAAGTGAAGTTTTAGCTAAA is a window from the Sulfurimonas hydrogeniphila genome containing:
- a CDS encoding P27 family phage terminase small subunit, with product MHTQKEALIILNCSKMTLSRYVKEGKLERVKNGRRTYYDEHEVAVLVKEIENKRSKYRTDLPKREKKRIELPAEVKEVCRNIASADNLTKVGYEYLAETTSYLQKLNLYEECDKEIIVLYALSVQMYHKYLHLATEAQCTFVSDTGAITLHPYFKVLQHHEKMMLAYGDRLGLNPLARQKLELKKDNRTEKEKQEQELMDSILFGDD
- a CDS encoding esterase-like activity of phytase family protein; its protein translation is MKYFFFALLFFLQLHGQITAYKITPDNTLHVTKQKIKILDAKILHFETKKRIPFHEISDLVYENGVVYFVSDQGYLYKFFINIDKNKINSLQYLDAYVLKNKKGKKLKKKKRDAEGLALCKDRLLVSFERKQRVVWYSKNGLKIKKIKIHKDLQNKNNYASKNKGLEAVTCNDKYGVVTAPELPLKNTDVKYHTLYTKDQIFKFSAGGSIVGMEFFSENTVLVLLRDFSYLTRRRVTALMKVYLDTCSEFRVCKSEVLAKLDSSNGWKLDNFEGLTHMYANKYLMVSDDNENMLQKTLLVLFEIKP